A region of Pristiophorus japonicus isolate sPriJap1 chromosome 32, sPriJap1.hap1, whole genome shotgun sequence DNA encodes the following proteins:
- the LOC139240620 gene encoding tubulin alpha-3 chain-like has translation MWSNRRECLSIHIGQAGVQTGNACWELYCLEHGIQPDGQMPSDKTIGGGDDSFNTFFSETGAGKHIPRAVFIDLEPTVIDEVRTGTYRQLFHPEQLITGKEDAANNYARGHCSIGKEIVDLVLDRIRKLADLCTGLQGFLIFHSFGGGTGSGFASLLMERLSVDYGKKSKLEFSDYPAPQISTAVVEPYNSVLVTHCTLEHSDCAFMVDNEVIYDVCRRNLDIERPTYTNLNRLMAQLVSSITASLRFDGALNVDLTEFQTNLVPYPRIHFPLVTYAPIISAEKAYHEQLSTAELTNACFEPANQMLKCDPRQGKYMACCMLYRGDVVPKDVNAAIATIKTKRSIQFVDWCPTGFKVGINYQPPTVVPGGDLAKVQRALCMLSNTTAISLAWTRLNLKFDKMYAKRAFVHWYVGEGLEEGEFQDAREDMASLEKDYEEVGVDSSSLDRKAEEEE, from the exons atgtggtcaaacagg CGTGAGTGTCTTTCAATCCACATTGGCCAGGCGGGTGTGCAGACCGGTAACGCTTGCTGGGAGCTGTATTGCCTGGAGCATGGGATCCAGCCGGATGGGCAGATGCCCAGTGACAAGACCATCGGAGGTGGCGATGATTCCTTCAACACCTTCTTCAGTGAGACGGGGGCAGGCAAGCACATTCCCCGAGCCGTGTTTATAGATCTGGAGCCCACTGTGATAG ATGAGGTTCGCACCGGCACTTACCGACAGCTCTTTCACCCCGAGCAGCTCATCACCGGCAAGGAGGATGCGGCCAATAACTACGCAAGGGGCCACTGTTCCATCGGCAAGGAGATTGTGGATCTGGTCTTGGATCGTATCCGGAAGTTG GCTGACCTGTGCACAGGACTACAGGGTTTCCTCATCTTCCACAGTTTCGGGGGTGGGACCGGCTCGGGCTTTGCTTCGCTCCTGATGGAGAGACTCTCCGTCGACTACGGCAAGAAATCCAAACTGGAGTTTTCCGATTACCCTGCGCCGCAGATTTCCACCGCGGTGGTCGAGCCCTACAATTCCGTGCTGGTCACCCACTGCACCCTCGAGCACTCTGACTGCGCCTTCATGGTGGACAATGAGGTCATTTACGACGTGTGTCGGCGTAACCTTGACATCGAGCGCCCAACATACACCAACCTCAACCGTCTCATGGCACAGTTAGTGTCGTCCATCACAGCGTCACTACGGTTCGACGGTGCCCTGAATGTGGATCTGACTGAGTTCCAAACCAACCTGGTCCCCTATCCCCGCATCCACTTCCCACTGGTGACCTACGCGCCCATTATTTCGGCCGAGAAGGCTTACCACGAGCAACTATCCACGGCGGAGCTGACCAACGCATGCTTTGAGCCAGCCAACCAGATGCTAAAATGCGACCCCCGCCAGGGCAAGTACATGGCGTGCTGCATGCTGTACCGAGGGGACGTGGTGCCGAAGGATGTCAACGCAGCCATCGCCACCATCAAGACCAAGCGCTCGATCCAGTTTGTTGATTGGTGCCCGACTGGGTTCAAG GTTGGCATCAACTACCAGCCCCCGACGGTGGTGCCAGGGGGCGATCTGGCAAAGGTGCAGCGTGCCCTCTGTATGCTGAGCAACACCACCGCCATTTCCTTGGCTTGGACCCGCCTCAACCTCAAATTCGACAAGATGTACGCCAAGCGGGCCTTTGTCCACTGGTAcgtgggagaggggctggaggaAGGGGAGTTCCAGGACGCACGGGAGGACATGGCGTCACTCGAGAAGGATTACGAAGAGGTGGGGGTCGATTCCTCCTCGCTGGACAGAAAGGCGGAGGAGGAAGAATAA